CCAACCGCATGACCTATGATATCCACACCGGCGGCATTGGAGGTCTGGCCGGCCGTACCCTTGTATTTTTTACCGGACTGATCGCTGCATCGCTGCCCGTTACAGGGTTTTGTATCTGGTTGGGGAAAAGAAGGAAACGCCGGCAGCAAAAAGAATACTACAAAAAGAAGCAGGTATAAGCTGAATATATTGTCGGAGCATCTGAGTTAACGTTCGAGCATTTCCGCAAGGCCTTACGCTGTCTATTATACGTAATCAACGCCATCGGGATTTTCGTTTACAAATACATCACCAACCGGAACAGCATAATATTGTAAAAAGGGGTTGAACGTCGGTGCTCATATTCCGGCCAAGGTTCAATCAAAGCGTACCGGTAAGTGGTTTGTGAACTAACCTAAAAGATAATCGCCGCCCTGATCATAAATATAATTCCGAACTGATTCCTTCTTCCAGTTCCAGGGGCGCTCTTAAAATAATTTTACCGTCTTCCCTGCCGGCGCATTATAAAAAATGGCTACCGGTTATTAACGAAGCAAGGTTCAACATCAATCAGTAGTTAAAAAAACGGAATCTGTTTGCCTGGCAAGGAGTCCTCCTCTGGCGTCCCCTTTAATAAAAAAATGAAACGACCTGGTCTGTGCTGGCGCTAACGTAAAGCAATACCATTGTACCAGATATCTGTACAATGAATTAAATTTGGCAGAGTTAATAGATTATTAATACAGCTGTATCACGGGCTACATAAACGAAGATTAGCTTTGCGGAAAAGTAAAAAAAACTGGAATACATGATGGATTCACGCGATTAATTGCGGGACCGATTCAAAAAACTGGAATTTATTTACGCCCTGGTGCAGGGTCAACGTACTATCTATTTTGAGTAGAAAAGGTTAAGAAGAGCGATGAATATCCCAAAGTGTATTAAAACGTCCAATAATTCACAAAATGGCGAAGGACGGACCAATCATCTTATTTGTGAAAGCTGCAGATTATCAACAATATAACGATAGCGATCTGATCGGACTTCTTAGGGAAGGCGACCATCTGGCGTATATGGAAATATATAACAGGTATGCCAGAAGCCTGTATGTAAAGGGCTGTAAAAAGCTGGACAGCAGGGATGATGTCAAAGACCTGCTACAAGATGTATTTGCCGCATTATGGAAGAACCGATATGCTTTGACTTTAAATACGCCACTGGCGGGTTATTTATATGCTACGTTACGCTATATGGTCATAAAACGCATTTTGCATAAGAAAGTCCAAACAACCTATTTAGAGTCGCTTAAATCTGCTACACCTATAAAACATGAAACTGCTGACAATTTAGCCCGGGAAAACGAATTGAAGCGGTTGATCGAGACCGAAATTACTTCATTACCCGAAAAGATGCAGGAAGTTTTCCGGATGAGCAGGGAACATCACCTTTCTCACCGGGAGATAGCCGTGCAGCTGGGCCTTTCAGAAGCAACGGTTAAGAAACATGTCAATAACGCGCTGAAATCCTTACGCATTAAACTGGGGACCCTTGTACTGGCTGCCTGTATTTACCTGGGTACATATTTTTTTTGAATTGGTACTACGCCCATCGGTATATTAACGGTACTATACTTAAGTACACGGTAATATTTTGACAAGTATGGAAGAAAATAACATCCGGAATCTGTTGAGGCGCTACCTGTCAGGTGCCTGCAATCCGGAGGAGCGCGCCCGGGTTGAGCAATGGTTTGAGCTGTTGGAGTCAAATAAAGTGAAGATTGATGACGCCGATCTGGAAGAAGATATTGCAGAAGTGCGGGCCCGGCTGGTAGCACCGTTAAGAAAAAAGAGGAAATTATATAGATATGCGGCAGCGGCTGCTGTGCTGTTTGCTGTTGCAATGGGATCCTATTTATATCTGATCCACAGATCGTCTGACGGAATTAAAAAGACAGAGAAACTTGCTTCAAGTGCCGCCGATATTGCCCCTGGCAGAAATGTAGCCACGCTGCAACTTGCAGACGGAACCGAGATCGCGTTGGATGATTTGTCTAACGGAGCCATTGCTCAGGATGGAAGCAACACCATCTATAAGAACGGAGACGGGCAGCTGACCTATGTGGCTGCTGACGGAGCCTATACCGGAAAGATGGTTTCTAATACATTGAAAACGCCGCGCGGCGGGCAATACCAACTTACGCTGCCAGACGGATCAAAAGTTTGGTTAAATGCAGCCTCACAACTTACCTATAAAATCAGCAAAATAGCACCCGAACGTTTAGTTGAGTTGCAGGGCGAAGCCTATTTTGAAGTGGCCAAAGATGCACGCAGACCATTTAAAGTACGCTCCGGGAACCAGGTTGTTGAAGTGTTGGGCACGCATTTCAATGTGAGCAGTTATGATGATGATCCCAGTATAAAAACAACCCTGGCAGAAGGTTCCGTCAAAATAGTTGAAACCGATGGCCGCAGTAATGTTACCCTTGAACCGGGGCAGCAGGCCACGCTTGATCATAAAAACCGGTTATCGGTGGCCAGGGTCGATGTATCAGACGCCATTGCCTGGAAAAATGGGAAATTCAGTTTCAACCAAACCGATATTCATGCTGTTGCTAGACAGCTCTCCCGCTGGTACAATGTTGAAGTTGTATTCAAAGGTAAAGTTGCGAACATAAACTTGTCCGGGGAAGTCCATCGAAACACCAATGCTTCAAAGGTGCTGGAAATCCTTTCATTTTATAATCTGAATTGTAAAATAGAGATGATCGACGGTACAAAACGTATTGTTATTGAATAATTAACCTCAAAATGTATCAGCTTATGGAACGAGAAACCTGACCGCCTCCGAGCTTAATAAAAAACGCCTTCTGACTGCCATCAGAAGACGCAAGCGTTGAGCGATGATCTAAAAAGATTCGTGTACCAATTAAATATCAACTCAAACAATACAAAGTTAATGGAATTCATATATCATGTGACAACTGCCTGGTTGAGACGGTTGTTGGGCGGCAAACATTTTTACCGGAAATTTATTATGAGGTTTCAAATAATTGTGGGTCTTCTCTTTCTACTGTTTATCCAAGTGAGTGCTGCAAGCCGGGCGCAGAATGTATCCATCAATGTGAATAATGCCCCTCTGGAAAAAGTATTCAGGATGATTGAGCAGCAATCGGGCTATGTATTTCTCTATGATGATGTGCGGATAAAAAGACAGAAGGTCAGTCTGTCGCTTCAAAATGCGCCTATAGAAAAAGTATTGAAGACCTGCCTGGAAAACCTTCCGGTTGCTTATAAAATCGTAGACAGGAACATACTCCTGAAAAAGCGGATGGAACCACAGGTTCAACAAGTTCAGTACCAACAGCGCCAGGTTACAGGAGTGGTCAGGGATAGCACAGGTAGCACCCTTCAGGGCGTTTCGGTTACTGTTAAAGGAACCAGCCGTGTTACGGTAAGCGATGCTTCCGGTCAATACCAGATTGCTGCCTCGCCCGGCGATGTATTAATTTTCAGTTCAGTGGGATACAAAAAGCAGGAGATTGTGGTTGCTGATGATACGCGCCTGGACGTGGTGATGAAAGTAGAAGTATCCAGCTTAGAGGAGGCGGTTGTTGTAGGCTATGGCACGCAGAAGAAAATAAATCTCACCGGAGCTGTATCGCAAATCGGCGGAGAGCGGTTAGCAAACCGTGCAGTAACCAATATAGGGCAGGCATTGCAGGGAGCCGTGTCCAATTTAAATATCAGCTCTACCAATGGCGGAGCTCCCGGTGCTAATTCCTCTTTTAATGTGCGGGGGTACACGGGTTTTTCTGCCAGCGGCGGCGCGGTTTCGCAATCCCCGTTATTTGTTGTTGATGGTATTCCGGGCGTAGATATCAATACGATCAATATTAATGATGTGGAAAGCATCAGTGTTTTAAAAGATGCGGCATCTGCGGCGATTTACGGATCCAGCGCGCCCTATGGTGTTGTTATTGTTACGACCAAACAGGGAAAAACGGGAACCAAGCCCACCATTACCTACAATAACAACCTGTTGTTATCGCAACCCATTAACCTGCCGAAATATATGCGATCCATAGATTTCGCCAATTTGTATAATGAAGCAGCAGATAATGCCGGAACCAGCCGTCCTTTTAGTGACGACGCCTTAAAGCGCATCCAGGACTATTTAGATGGAAAGATAAAAACAGAAACCATCGCCAACCCGGCTACGGGTACCGATGCCTGGTTTGAGTGGGGCAATGCAAATGCTAATAACGATTGGTTTGATATATTGTTCCGCCGCTCCCAGTTTAGCCAGCAACACAATATCGGTGTTTCCGGAGGTACGAACTCAACAAGGTATTATGTAGGTCTTGGGTACAACAAGCAAAACGGAATGTATAATTATACCGATGACTCATACAATCGTTATAATGTGCGGGCCAATCTTTCCACGGTCATTACCCCATGGATGAACTTCAACTTCAGAACAGCATTATCGCGGGGAATCTCAAACACTCCTACTGCCGAAGGAAATTGGATGCAAACACTGGCTGCACGGAACTGGCCAACAGAGCCGTTGTATACCCCCAATGGCAGCTTTGCATCAGAGAACAGAATGGCCGGCCTCGCCCGGGGCGGACATACCTTCACAACCACAGATAAGGCTGTTGTTACCGGTGAGCTGGTGCTTAATCCGTTGCAGGGTTGGAATATAACAGGAAATTACACGATTGACGCTTCTTATTTTGATCTTGAAAGGGATATCAAGACCGTGTATGTTCAGCGTCCCAGCGGTGCGGAGCAATCGATTATTACACCCAACGGAATTCAACGTCAGAATCAGAAAAACCAGCATTATACAGCCAACCTGTACAGTTCCTATGAAAAAGAGTGGAACGGGCATTCCTTCCGGGGATTGGTTGGGTTCACCCAGGAACTGTATGACAACAAGGGAATGAATGGTTCCAATAACTATTTATATTCGAATGACAAACCAGCGCTTTCCCTTACCTATGGTGCTTCACCGGCATTGTCGGACAATGCTTCGCAATTAGCCATCAGGGGGGGCTTTGGACGTCTTAATTACAATTACCGCGGAAAATATTTGCTCGAGTTCAACGGGCGGTATGATGGAACCTCCCGCTTCTTATCAGCCAGAAGATTTAAGTTCTACCCCGGTATTTCCGGTGCCTGGGTGGTTTCCAACGAACGGTTATGGAAACCCCTCGCGCAGGTGTTGAACGTCTTCAAACTGAGGGCCTCCTACGGTCAGCTGGGAGACCAGGGTTTTACCAACAATTATTATCCGTTTTACCCCTCGCTGGTTACAGTTAGCCCAACCTCCAGTAATTTTCTGTTTTCGGGGGGAAGGGAGGCCTATATCGGTCAGCCGCCTTTGATTGATCCATCCCTTACCTGGGTCACTGTTAAGACGCTTGATCTGGGCATCGACCTAAGTGCTCTTGACAACAGGCTGAATGTAACATTTGGCTGGTACAGACGTACCGCAGATGATTTTGTTGGTCCGGCGCAGGCATTCCCTGCATTCCTGGGTACAGCTGCGCCTCAGGTTAATAATACCGGGATGGTTACGCATGGGTTCGATCTTACCCTGGGTTGGAAGGATAGGATTAATGATTTCAAATACGGCGTTGAAATTGTGCTGGGTGATTATCAGAGTAAGGTGCTCCGGTATCCCAACCCAACCGGGTTAAATACGACCTGGTATGTGGGAGAAAACTTTGGAGATATCTGGGGATATCAGACCGTTGGTTTTTTCAAAACCAATGAAGAGATCGCCCAGGCACCAAAGCAGAATGCGCTTTTTAGCAGATGGTCACCCGGTGATATTCGTTATGCCGATCTGAACGGGGACGGCGTGATCAACTGGGGCGACAATACCCTGGCCAATCCTGGCGACCGCAAAGTGATCGCCAACACGACGCCCCGCTATTCTTTTGGCGTGAATTTAACGGCACAGTATAAAAACGCCGACCTGGTGGTTTTTTTGCAGGGTGTTGCTAAGCGCGATGCGGTATTCTATAATGCAGATGTTTGGGATGGTGCTTATTTCTGGGGAATCACCGGCGATATGTATACCGGCATGCTCACTACCGCGCAGTACGACCGGTGGACACCGGAAACGCCAAACGGATATTATCCTAAATTTTATATGAGCGGAGAAACGCGGAAGAACTCTCAACCGCAAACCCGTTATGTTCAGAATGCGGCATATCTGCGAATCAAGAATATACAGCTGGGCTATGCACTCCAGCCCCATTTTTTAAAGCGGATTGATTGTGACCGGTTGCGGTTTTTTGCAAACGTTGAGAATCTTGCCACTTTTACGAGGCTGATCAAGACCATGGACCCCGAATTTTCTGCAACAGATGGCCGGGTGTATCCTTTCCAGCGGGTATGGTCTTGCGGTGTCAATATTACTTTTTAGTTATCCATTTATTCAAACTCGAGATATGAAACGATATATATATGTTTTGTTAGGTCTTTTTATGCTGGTGAGCTGCAGCAAGGATGGCTTTTTGGAGCGAAAGCCATTGGTTAATATCAACGATGCCGACTATTGGACTTCCGTCAATGATCTTCGGCTCTACGTTAATAGTTTTTACAATGACGATGGATTATTGCCTTCACGCCGGGCATGGGGAACCGGGCCTTATACTATTGATGCGGGTGATGGCAGTGATGCCAATGTTCCCTTCAACTATAACCGGCGTATGAATGGCGAGGGCACGGTGCCGTCTTCAGGCGGGGGCTGGTCTATTTCCGACTGGACACCCTTGCGGAATATCAATTATTTCATAGATAACTATAAAAAAGTAGTTGCTCCTTTTAAAGATGTACAGCAGTATGTAGGTGAGGCATTATTCTTTCGTTCGATTTTCTACTATGATAAATTGCGGAAATTTGGTGCTTTACCCTGGGCGTCTACATTGGTTGGCACAGGTTCCGAATTACTTTTTTCCGCGCGGCTGCCCCGTAACCAGGTTGTCGATTCGATCCTGCAGGATCTTGATAATGCCATAAGTTATCTTCCAGAAAGAGCGGGAGGAAGCTGGACCGGACGCATTACAAAGGAGGTTGCGTTAGCGCTTAAAGCACGGGTTGCGTTATACGAAGGAACATGGGAAAAATATCACGGCCTGAAAAATACGCCTTTTAAGGTGGATGGTTCAGACGGAACGAAATTTTTGACAGCTGCAGCCACTGCCTCCGGAGATTTAATGGCGATGGGTGAAAAAAACGGGTATCCCCGCTTAGATAACATCGGTGTCGAAAATGGATACTGGCTGCTCTTTAACCAAAAAGATTATGCTTCCAGCAAGGAAGTATTGTTCTGGCGCAAGTATTCTGTTGCAGACCAGGTGACACATACCTGGACGCGCTACTCCATCAATGGTTCGGGTATAGGGTTATCCAAGGATATGGTGGAGTCCTACCTGTGCCTGGATGGCAAGCCCATTGCACTGAGCCCGCTATATGCAGGAGACCGTACATTGAAAGACGTTGTTAAGAACAGGGACCCGCGATTGAACCAAACCATTAATGTAGATGATAACAAGCATGTAAAATGGTATGCAACCGGGCAATATTTTACGACGCCGACAATTGAAGTCAACGGTGCAAATAATACATCAACAGGGTACCAGGTATACAAAGGACATACTGGCGATTTTGCAGAAAACAATGCTGCACAAAGTACCCAGGGCTATGTGCATTTCCGTTTTGCAGAAGTATTATTGATTCATGCCGAGGCAAAGGCCGAATTAGGTGCCCTTACTCAAAGCGATATTGATAAAACAATTAACGCATTGCGCCTCCGGGTGGGAATGTCGGCCGGACTTTTGCAATTGGCAAATATTGCAACGGATCCAAACCAGGAGTTTCCTTCATTGTCTCCGGTATTGAATGAAATACGCAGGGAAAGGAAGGTGGAGTTAGCTGCGGAATGGTACCGCGTAGACGATCTTTTCAGATGGGCGGTTGCTGATGAAAAAATTGTAGGGAAACGTCCGTTGGGGGCGTATAAGAAACAGTGGGAAAATTACCCCGGAGCAAGCGCCCAATTTAATTCGGCCCTCGCAACACTGCCTGTCAATGCAGATGGGTATATCGATCCGTTTAAGCCCTATAGTGTCATGAACAATGGCTATCGTTTTAATGTGGGGCGCGATTACCTGCTGCCGATCCCAACCAATGAACTAACACTTAATTCGAAGTTAAAGCAGAATCCGGGATGGTAGCATACTTATTTTTTTGCATACATAACAAGGATTCCGAAGCATGCAACATATGAAAATTTTAGGCCTTTTTTTCTTGCCGCAGTGGCCCTTGGGCATCATCGCCCTGCTAGCCGCATGCTCGCAAAGAACGGCTCCAAATGCTTCGTCGGACGAAAGGGGCGCTTCAAATGATTGGCCGGTAGCTATTGTGAACCAGGGCGCCGGCCAGGTAATGGTTTTTGATTCAAAGGTGAGCGATTGGAACAATAGTGCTGCACGGGTTTGGTCCTGGTTCCCGGATGCATCCAATGGTTTCCCGGGCGATGTAGGCTGGGGTGCGCCTTCAGATGTAAAACTCCGCAGCAGTACATTTTTTGGTGGACAGGTGGTGGCTATAGCAGATTCGCGGGGATTCTGCGGCCTGGTACCGTATCCTGCAGGCAACAAAAAATTATGGGCGATCGATGTCGGACGTCCGGGACCTGCTGCAAACAATCCGCATGCTATCGAGTTATTACCTGATGGTAATGTTGCGATAGCTGCGTCCAATGGAAACAGCGTCCGGGTCTACACCTCCTCGCAGGGCCCCGCTTCCGTAAAGTACGTCAACTTTACATTATCCAGTGCACATGGCGTATTGTGGGATCCGGCAGAAAAAATTCTCTGGGCATTGGGCAGCGACGTATTAACAGGTTTAGAGATTGGCGGCACTGCAGCGGCACCCGTCATTAATGAAAAAGCGGGGTGCCGGTTTTCTCTGCCAACAACTGGTGGACATGATCTTTTTGCGTTCTATGGTGATAAAAACCGGCTATGGCTCACTACTTCAAAAGGGGTGTACACCTTTAATAAAACTACAAAAACATTCACACCGGTCGGATCATACAACAGCGAAGTTAAATCCATAGGCAACCAACCTTCAGGTCAGGTTGTACTGACAATGGCTTCAACATGTACCGACGGCTGG
The sequence above is a segment of the Niabella agricola genome. Coding sequences within it:
- a CDS encoding RagB/SusD family nutrient uptake outer membrane protein, with product MKRYIYVLLGLFMLVSCSKDGFLERKPLVNINDADYWTSVNDLRLYVNSFYNDDGLLPSRRAWGTGPYTIDAGDGSDANVPFNYNRRMNGEGTVPSSGGGWSISDWTPLRNINYFIDNYKKVVAPFKDVQQYVGEALFFRSIFYYDKLRKFGALPWASTLVGTGSELLFSARLPRNQVVDSILQDLDNAISYLPERAGGSWTGRITKEVALALKARVALYEGTWEKYHGLKNTPFKVDGSDGTKFLTAAATASGDLMAMGEKNGYPRLDNIGVENGYWLLFNQKDYASSKEVLFWRKYSVADQVTHTWTRYSINGSGIGLSKDMVESYLCLDGKPIALSPLYAGDRTLKDVVKNRDPRLNQTINVDDNKHVKWYATGQYFTTPTIEVNGANNTSTGYQVYKGHTGDFAENNAAQSTQGYVHFRFAEVLLIHAEAKAELGALTQSDIDKTINALRLRVGMSAGLLQLANIATDPNQEFPSLSPVLNEIRRERKVELAAEWYRVDDLFRWAVADEKIVGKRPLGAYKKQWENYPGASAQFNSALATLPVNADGYIDPFKPYSVMNNGYRFNVGRDYLLPIPTNELTLNSKLKQNPGW
- a CDS encoding FecR family protein, producing the protein MEENNIRNLLRRYLSGACNPEERARVEQWFELLESNKVKIDDADLEEDIAEVRARLVAPLRKKRKLYRYAAAAAVLFAVAMGSYLYLIHRSSDGIKKTEKLASSAADIAPGRNVATLQLADGTEIALDDLSNGAIAQDGSNTIYKNGDGQLTYVAADGAYTGKMVSNTLKTPRGGQYQLTLPDGSKVWLNAASQLTYKISKIAPERLVELQGEAYFEVAKDARRPFKVRSGNQVVEVLGTHFNVSSYDDDPSIKTTLAEGSVKIVETDGRSNVTLEPGQQATLDHKNRLSVARVDVSDAIAWKNGKFSFNQTDIHAVARQLSRWYNVEVVFKGKVANINLSGEVHRNTNASKVLEILSFYNLNCKIEMIDGTKRIVIE
- a CDS encoding DUF6528 family protein: MKILGLFFLPQWPLGIIALLAACSQRTAPNASSDERGASNDWPVAIVNQGAGQVMVFDSKVSDWNNSAARVWSWFPDASNGFPGDVGWGAPSDVKLRSSTFFGGQVVAIADSRGFCGLVPYPAGNKKLWAIDVGRPGPAANNPHAIELLPDGNVAIAASNGNSVRVYTSSQGPASVKYVNFTLSSAHGVLWDPAEKILWALGSDVLTGLEIGGTAAAPVINEKAGCRFSLPTTGGHDLFAFYGDKNRLWLTTSKGVYTFNKTTKTFTPVGSYNSEVKSIGNQPSGQVVLTMASTCTDGWNTNTVRYDYPAYTRTIKGACFYKARVWWSAYQ
- a CDS encoding TonB-dependent receptor, with translation MRFQIIVGLLFLLFIQVSAASRAQNVSINVNNAPLEKVFRMIEQQSGYVFLYDDVRIKRQKVSLSLQNAPIEKVLKTCLENLPVAYKIVDRNILLKKRMEPQVQQVQYQQRQVTGVVRDSTGSTLQGVSVTVKGTSRVTVSDASGQYQIAASPGDVLIFSSVGYKKQEIVVADDTRLDVVMKVEVSSLEEAVVVGYGTQKKINLTGAVSQIGGERLANRAVTNIGQALQGAVSNLNISSTNGGAPGANSSFNVRGYTGFSASGGAVSQSPLFVVDGIPGVDINTININDVESISVLKDAASAAIYGSSAPYGVVIVTTKQGKTGTKPTITYNNNLLLSQPINLPKYMRSIDFANLYNEAADNAGTSRPFSDDALKRIQDYLDGKIKTETIANPATGTDAWFEWGNANANNDWFDILFRRSQFSQQHNIGVSGGTNSTRYYVGLGYNKQNGMYNYTDDSYNRYNVRANLSTVITPWMNFNFRTALSRGISNTPTAEGNWMQTLAARNWPTEPLYTPNGSFASENRMAGLARGGHTFTTTDKAVVTGELVLNPLQGWNITGNYTIDASYFDLERDIKTVYVQRPSGAEQSIITPNGIQRQNQKNQHYTANLYSSYEKEWNGHSFRGLVGFTQELYDNKGMNGSNNYLYSNDKPALSLTYGASPALSDNASQLAIRGGFGRLNYNYRGKYLLEFNGRYDGTSRFLSARRFKFYPGISGAWVVSNERLWKPLAQVLNVFKLRASYGQLGDQGFTNNYYPFYPSLVTVSPTSSNFLFSGGREAYIGQPPLIDPSLTWVTVKTLDLGIDLSALDNRLNVTFGWYRRTADDFVGPAQAFPAFLGTAAPQVNNTGMVTHGFDLTLGWKDRINDFKYGVEIVLGDYQSKVLRYPNPTGLNTTWYVGENFGDIWGYQTVGFFKTNEEIAQAPKQNALFSRWSPGDIRYADLNGDGVINWGDNTLANPGDRKVIANTTPRYSFGVNLTAQYKNADLVVFLQGVAKRDAVFYNADVWDGAYFWGITGDMYTGMLTTAQYDRWTPETPNGYYPKFYMSGETRKNSQPQTRYVQNAAYLRIKNIQLGYALQPHFLKRIDCDRLRFFANVENLATFTRLIKTMDPEFSATDGRVYPFQRVWSCGVNITF
- a CDS encoding RNA polymerase sigma factor is translated as MAKDGPIILFVKAADYQQYNDSDLIGLLREGDHLAYMEIYNRYARSLYVKGCKKLDSRDDVKDLLQDVFAALWKNRYALTLNTPLAGYLYATLRYMVIKRILHKKVQTTYLESLKSATPIKHETADNLARENELKRLIETEITSLPEKMQEVFRMSREHHLSHREIAVQLGLSEATVKKHVNNALKSLRIKLGTLVLAACIYLGTYFF